The Glycine soja cultivar W05 chromosome 8, ASM419377v2, whole genome shotgun sequence genome has a window encoding:
- the LOC114422021 gene encoding GTP 3',8-cyclase, mitochondrial-like isoform X1, whose amino-acid sequence MRRYLSKFIHYPIGFNPSNSFPLNCEMGSYCAARSTNRQASFSGNMHEYATRAFATTSCASLSEDQPKDNSVSDMLVDSFGRLHTYLRISLTERCNLRCQYCMPADGVELTPSPQLLTKTEILRCANLFVSSGVNKIRLTGGEPTIRKDIEDICLELSTLKGLKTLSMTTNGIALARKLPKLKECGLNSVNISLDTLVPAKFEFMTRRKGHEKVMDSINAAIDLGFNPVKVNCVVMRGFNDDEICDFVELTREKPIDIRFIEFMPFDGNVWNVKKLVPYSEMLDTVMKQFTSLKRVQDHPTDTAKNFTIDGHAGRISFITSMTEHFCAGCNRLRLLADGNFKVCLFGPSEISLRDPLRRGAEDDELREIIAAAVKRKKASHAGMFDIAKTANRPMIHIGG is encoded by the exons ATGAGGCGCTACTTGTCAAAATTCATTCATTACCCAATTGGCTTTAATCCATCAAACTCCTTTCCG TTGAATTGTGAGATGGGGTCCTACTGTGCTGCCAGAAGTACTAACCGTCAAGCTTCATTCAGTGGCAACATGCATGAATATGCCACAAGAGCTTTTGCAACAACATCTTGTGCTTCATTGTCTGAAGATCAACCAAAGGATAACTCTGTCTCTGATATGTTAGTAGATTCATTTGGAAGGCTTCACACTTACTTGAGAATATCTTTAACAGAGAGGTGCAATTTAAGGTGTCAGTATTGTATGCCAGCAGATGGTGTGGAACTCACTCCTAGTCCTCAACTTTTAACAAAGACTGAGATTCTGCGATGCGCAAATCTGTTTGTAAGCTCTGGAGTAAACAAAATACGTTTGACCGGTGGGGAACCAACTATTAGAAAAGATATTGAAGACATATGTTTGGAACTGTCGACCTTGAAgggactgaagacattgtcaatGACTACCAATGGTATTGCCCTGGCAAGAAAACTTCCAAAGCTGAAAGAATGTGGGCTTAATTCTGTAAACATTAGTTTAGACACTCTAGTACCAGCAAAGTTTGAGTTTATGACAAGACGCAAAGGGCATGAAAAAGTAATGGATTCAATTAATGCAGCCATAGACCTTGGATTTAATCCAGTTAAG GTCAATTGTGTTGTAATGCGtggatttaatgatgatgaAATCTGTGACTTTGTTGAGTTGACGCGTGAAAAGCCAATTGATATTCGGTTTATAGAGTTCATGCCCTTTGATGGAAATGTTTGGAATGTCAAGAAACTTGTACCCTACTCAGAAATGTTGGATACAGTG ATGAAACAGTTTACAAGCTTAAAAAGAGTTCAGGATCACCCTACAGATACAGCCAAGAATTTCACAATAGATGGGCATGCAGGTAGAATTTCATTTATCACATCGATGACTGAGCATTTTTGTGCTGGTTGCAATAGATTGCGACTACTAGCTGATGGAAACTTTAAAGTCTGTTTATTTGGTCCTTCAGAG ATTAGCTTAAGAGATCCCCTGAGACGTGGTGCAGAGGATGATGAACTTAGAGAGATAATAGCGGCAGCA GTGAAGAGGAAGAAAGCTTCACATGCTGGTATGTTCGACATAGCAAAGACTGCAAATAGGCCTATGATACATATTGGTGGATAA
- the LOC114422023 gene encoding AAA-ATPase At4g25835-like, whose protein sequence is MEILSQMWSLLGLLTVLQNVLPSQLLSLLHSLYESLQDLLSPYSYFEIPEFNGYCGVELNDLYRHVHLYLNAANHAPAAACRRLTLSCSPSSNRISFAVAPNHTVHDAFRGHRVGWTHHVETAQDSLEERRSFTLRLPKRHRHALLSPYLAHVTSRAEEFERVSRERRLFTNNTTASGSFESGWVSVPFRHPSTFETLALEPELKKQIKNDLTAFADGKEFYKRVGRAWKRGYLLHGPPGSGKSSLIAAMANFLCYDVYDLELTKVSDNSELRSLLIQTTNRSIIVIEDIDCSVDITADRTVKVKKSQGAKLSLRSSNKKGQTGCEESGRVTLSGLLNFTDGLWSCCGEERIVVFTTNHRDSVDPALLRCGRMDVHVSLGTCGTHAFRELARNYLGVDSHVLFEAVEGCIRSGGSLTPAHVGEILLRNRGDVDVAMREVLAAMQGRMLVATAAADQPENEEASTAAGVRSPESVLMMGSPENWDVKRKEQHGCNNLDKKVKFFVRLRSLTRSDPGR, encoded by the coding sequence ATGGAGATATTATCACAAATGTGGTCTCTGTTAGGGTTACTTACCGTTCTCCAGAACGTTCTTCCATCGCAGCTTCTCTCCTTGCTTCATTCTCTATACGAATCTCTGCAAGATCTACTTTCTCCGTATTCGTATTTCGAGATTCCTGAATTCAACGGCTACTGCGGCGTCGAACTCAACGACCTCTACCGCCATGTGCACCTCTACCTCAACGCCGCGAACCACGCCCCCGCCGCCGCGTGCCGCCGATTAACTCTCTCCTGCTCGCCGTCGTCGAACCGTATCTCCTTCGCCGTTGCGCCGAACCACACCGTCCACGACGCCTTCCGCGGCCACCGCGTCGGGTGGACGCACCACGTGGAGACTGCGCAGGACTCGCTCGAGGAGAGGCGCAGCTTCACGCTCCGTCTCCCGAAGCGCCACCGCCACGCGCTCCTCTCGCCATACCTCGCGCACGTGACCTCACGCGCCGAGGAGTTCGAGCGCGTCTCGAGAGAGCGGAGGCTCTTCACGAACAACACCACCGCTTCGGGCTCCTTCGAATCGGGTTGGGTCTCCGTCCCCTTCCGTCACCCGTCCACCTTCGAAACCCTAGCCCTCGAGCCAGAACTCAAGAAACAGATAAAAAACGACTTAACGGCGTTTGCTGACGGTAAAGAGTTTTATAAGCGAGTGGGCCGGGCCTGGAAGCGTGGGTATTTACTCCACGGCCCACCGGGCTCGGGTAAATCAAGCTTAATCGCGGCAATGGCGAATTTTCTCTGTTACGACGTTTACGACTTGGAATTAACAAAAGTCTCTGATAACTCCGAGTTGCGGTCGTTACTAATACAAACGACGAACCGTTCTATAATAGTAATTGAAGACATTGACTGTTCCGTTGACATAACGGCGGATAGAACGGTGAAGGTTAAGAAAAGTCAGGGCGCGAAGCTGTCGTTGAGGAGTAGTAATAAGAAGGGCCAAACGGGGTGTGAAGAGAGTGGGCGAGTCACGCTTTCAGGGCTTTTGAATTTCACCGATGGGTTGTGGAGCTGTTGCGGTGAAGAGAGGATTGTGGTCTTTACAACCAACCACAGGGATAGTGTGGACCCCGCGCTCCTCAGGTGCGGCCGCATGGACGTCCATGTCAGCCTCGGCACGTGTGGGACACACGCATTCCGTGAGCTCGCGCGCAACTACCTCGGAGTGGACTCGCATGTGTTGTTCGAGGCAGTGGAGGGATGCATCCGCAGCGGTGGCTCCCTCACGCCTGCGCACGTGGGAGAGATACTGCTCAGGAACAGAGGGGATGTTGACGTGGCCATGAGGGAGGTCTTGGCAGCGATGCAGGGGAGGATGCTAGTCGCCACAGCTGCCGCTGATCAGCCGGAAAATGAGGAGGCGTCGACGGCTGCCGGAGTTAGGTCGCCAGAGAGCGTGCTGATGATGGGGTCGCCGGAGAATTGGGATGTGAAGAGGAAGGAACAACATGGGTGTAATAATTTGGATAAGAAAGTCAAGTTTTTCGTTAGGTTAAGGTCGTTGACCAGATCTGATCCTGGtagataa
- the LOC114422021 gene encoding GTP 3',8-cyclase, mitochondrial-like isoform X2, with amino-acid sequence MYRLNCEMGSYCAARSTNRQASFSGNMHEYATRAFATTSCASLSEDQPKDNSVSDMLVDSFGRLHTYLRISLTERCNLRCQYCMPADGVELTPSPQLLTKTEILRCANLFVSSGVNKIRLTGGEPTIRKDIEDICLELSTLKGLKTLSMTTNGIALARKLPKLKECGLNSVNISLDTLVPAKFEFMTRRKGHEKVMDSINAAIDLGFNPVKVNCVVMRGFNDDEICDFVELTREKPIDIRFIEFMPFDGNVWNVKKLVPYSEMLDTVMKQFTSLKRVQDHPTDTAKNFTIDGHAGRISFITSMTEHFCAGCNRLRLLADGNFKVCLFGPSEISLRDPLRRGAEDDELREIIAAAVKRKKASHAGMFDIAKTANRPMIHIGG; translated from the exons ATGTACCGG TTGAATTGTGAGATGGGGTCCTACTGTGCTGCCAGAAGTACTAACCGTCAAGCTTCATTCAGTGGCAACATGCATGAATATGCCACAAGAGCTTTTGCAACAACATCTTGTGCTTCATTGTCTGAAGATCAACCAAAGGATAACTCTGTCTCTGATATGTTAGTAGATTCATTTGGAAGGCTTCACACTTACTTGAGAATATCTTTAACAGAGAGGTGCAATTTAAGGTGTCAGTATTGTATGCCAGCAGATGGTGTGGAACTCACTCCTAGTCCTCAACTTTTAACAAAGACTGAGATTCTGCGATGCGCAAATCTGTTTGTAAGCTCTGGAGTAAACAAAATACGTTTGACCGGTGGGGAACCAACTATTAGAAAAGATATTGAAGACATATGTTTGGAACTGTCGACCTTGAAgggactgaagacattgtcaatGACTACCAATGGTATTGCCCTGGCAAGAAAACTTCCAAAGCTGAAAGAATGTGGGCTTAATTCTGTAAACATTAGTTTAGACACTCTAGTACCAGCAAAGTTTGAGTTTATGACAAGACGCAAAGGGCATGAAAAAGTAATGGATTCAATTAATGCAGCCATAGACCTTGGATTTAATCCAGTTAAG GTCAATTGTGTTGTAATGCGtggatttaatgatgatgaAATCTGTGACTTTGTTGAGTTGACGCGTGAAAAGCCAATTGATATTCGGTTTATAGAGTTCATGCCCTTTGATGGAAATGTTTGGAATGTCAAGAAACTTGTACCCTACTCAGAAATGTTGGATACAGTG ATGAAACAGTTTACAAGCTTAAAAAGAGTTCAGGATCACCCTACAGATACAGCCAAGAATTTCACAATAGATGGGCATGCAGGTAGAATTTCATTTATCACATCGATGACTGAGCATTTTTGTGCTGGTTGCAATAGATTGCGACTACTAGCTGATGGAAACTTTAAAGTCTGTTTATTTGGTCCTTCAGAG ATTAGCTTAAGAGATCCCCTGAGACGTGGTGCAGAGGATGATGAACTTAGAGAGATAATAGCGGCAGCA GTGAAGAGGAAGAAAGCTTCACATGCTGGTATGTTCGACATAGCAAAGACTGCAAATAGGCCTATGATACATATTGGTGGATAA
- the LOC114422940 gene encoding uncharacterized protein LOC114422940: protein MESSLGDMLVKVVVFILVQALVYLILSNSSNVFNKNMKKSNSFRPARSVSIRRMLALISDFPPEEEPSPSPKGAKTTSLHQSDQ, encoded by the coding sequence ATGGAGAGCAGCTTAGGAGACATGTTGGTTAAGGTTGTGGTGTTCATTCTAGTTCAAGCCTTGGTTTACCTTATCCTCTCCAATTCATCAAACGTGTTCAACAAGAACATGAAGAAATCTAACAGCTTCAGGCCGGCACGTTCGGTGAGCATTCGCCGGATGCTCGCTTTGATCTCTGATTTTCCTCCAGAAGAAGAACCCTCTCCTTCACCGAAGGGTGCTAAAACAACATCACTTCATCAAAGTGATCAATAA
- the LOC114424447 gene encoding VQ motif-containing protein 17-like — protein MTKLGINKDSHLVSKTKPKIRIIHVYTPEIIKTDAANFRELVQRLTGKPKEEGTGGSKSETALTKEPMDSHPKKAMIMQDEEEFLSLQNGTRLKNEHKEEEVQDDVWRSKSNEKFSGFLDGFSELDGFMEELSTLPAGNQN, from the coding sequence ATGACAAAGCTAGGAATTAACAAAGATTCACATTTGGTCTCAAAAACCAAGCCAAAGATCAGGATAATTCATGTGTATACTCCAGAAATCATCAAAACTGATGCTGCAAATTTCAGAGAGTTGGTTCAAAGGCTCACAGGAAAGCCAAAAGAAGAAGGAACAGGTGGAAGCAAGTCCGAAACTGCACTAACCAAAGAACCAATGGATTCACACCCCAAGAAGGCCATGATCATGCAAGATGAAGAGGAGTTTCTGAGTCTACAAAATGGGACAAGGCTAAAGAATGAACATAAAGAGGAGGAAGTTCAAGATGATGTGTGGAGGTCAAAGTCAAACGAGAAGTTCAGTGGTTTCCTTGATGGGTTCTCAGAATTGGATGGTTTTATGGAAGAGTTAAGTACTTTGCCTGCAGGGAATCAAAATTAA
- the LOC114422022 gene encoding E3 ubiquitin-protein ligase RNF181 homolog, with protein MADPKAYWCHECDMSVSLTLPPSPLLCPHCHTHFLELMDSPTLSQNDTESSLFDVVFQDALLLLNPPSSKPRPLPSLHVTPSLLSSLDPNGVVRCAVCKDQITPHAEAKQLPCKHLYHSDCITPWLELHASCPLCRFRLEEEDEEGGDGVMTKIRREIIARLTVLTEEDFYGLRTTLNHIASRHALIQENENRGAQIGETQGGDSAC; from the coding sequence ATGGCGGATCCGAAAGCCTACTGGTGCCACGAGTGCGACATGAGCGTGTCCCTGACGCTCCCACCCTCCCCTCTCCTCTGCCCGCACTGCCACACCCACTTCCTCGAGCTCATGGACTCCCCAACCCTCTCCCAAAACGACACCGAATCCTCCCTCTTCGACGTCGTTTTCCAAGACGCTCTCTTACTCCTCAACCCCCCTTCCTCAAAACCCCGCCCCCTCCCCTCCCTCCACGTCACCCCCTCCCTCCTCTCCTCCCTCGACCCCAACGGCGTCGTTCGCTGCGCCGTCTGCAAAGACCAAATTACCCCCCACGCCGAAGCCAAACAATTACCCTGCAAACACTTATACCACTCCGATTGCATCACGCCGTGGCTCGAACTCCACGCCTCGTGTCCGCTATGCAGGTTTCGGTTggaagaagaggatgaagaaggcgGTGACGGCGTTATGACGAAGATCAGGAGGGAGATTATTGCCAGGCTGACGGTGCTGACGGAAGAGGATTTCTACGGGCTGAGGACCACGCTCAACCACATTGCCTCGCGCCACGCGCTCATCCAAGAGAACGAGAATCGCGGCGCCCAGATTGGGGAAACTCAAGGTGGCGATTCGGCTTGCTGA